Proteins from a genomic interval of Chroococcidiopsis thermalis PCC 7203:
- the rph gene encoding ribonuclease PH, whose amino-acid sequence MTWERLDNRLANQLRPISFTRDFTRFATGSVLAQCGDTQVLCNVSIQPGVPRFLEGSGKGWLTAEYRMLPTATHQRQERETYRLSGRTQEIQRLIGRSLRAGLDLEALGEHTVTVDADVLQADAGTRTTAITGGFVALADAIAKLLERGDLTRSPIRHQIAAVSVGLLEGVPFLDLNYQEDVAADIDFNVVMNDQLEIIELQGTAEAGSFSRTQLDRIMDLAELGIKDLLAAQRQALGDFNL is encoded by the coding sequence ATGACCTGGGAGCGTTTGGATAATCGGTTAGCAAATCAACTGCGTCCTATCAGTTTTACACGGGATTTTACTCGTTTTGCCACTGGCTCTGTTTTAGCTCAGTGCGGCGATACTCAGGTGTTGTGTAACGTATCGATTCAGCCTGGAGTCCCTAGATTTTTGGAAGGTTCGGGCAAGGGTTGGCTGACGGCTGAATACAGAATGCTTCCCACTGCTACCCACCAACGCCAAGAACGAGAAACCTACAGGCTGTCTGGACGGACGCAGGAGATTCAAAGGTTAATCGGACGCAGCTTGAGAGCCGGACTCGATTTAGAAGCATTGGGAGAGCATACAGTCACCGTAGATGCTGACGTATTGCAGGCGGATGCAGGTACGAGAACCACAGCAATTACAGGCGGGTTTGTGGCGCTTGCCGATGCGATCGCCAAGCTTTTAGAACGGGGAGATCTGACGCGATCGCCCATCCGTCACCAAATCGCCGCCGTTTCTGTAGGTTTGCTTGAAGGTGTGCCATTTCTAGACCTCAACTACCAAGAAGATGTCGCTGCCGATATCGATTTCAACGTGGTCATGAACGACCAATTAGAAATTATCGAACTCCAGGGAACCGCCGAAGCAGGTAGTTTCAGCCGCACTCAATTGGATCGAATTATGGATTTGGCAGAACTTGGAATTAAAGATTTACTAGCAGCACAACGTCAAGCCTTGGGCGATTTCAATCTTTAG